From one Haloarcula halobia genomic stretch:
- a CDS encoding ABC transporter ATP-binding protein, with translation MSNDSKNLSWRRKVRAFKDVIRFRPFYFGGIIIVSTISAVLEGFGLSFILPIVEVAQEDISDPESAEGLLAIFLQIYELLKIPFTLESLVGGVAIIMILRYSLSFVVAWLQGVLEANYVRHLQIETFDRTINARISYFDHEGSDQILNAIVTQAENGGRVIGHSLEVFKQSILSLVYLSIALYLAPLVTIGTLLILGSITVFFRFFLEGGYSLGDAMAEAKERIQTHAQAGTQGIRDVKLFGLSDEISSQFNEAVREAEETRIQLIMNRAAINNFYQLLTALTVFILIYIALSFSSLSLGAMGVYLFAMFRLGPRVSRINKEVYNAEGQLPHLIRTQEFVADLESNREKDNSEYHVPNQIDSVSFENVCFSYSEGTEQITDISFNAQRGEFIAFVGPSGAGKSTILSLLASMYEPDSGRITANGRKIQSFDLEQWRSSISVVRQNPYIFNKTLQENITIGRRDATKEEIDRVCEIAQVTEFLEDLPEGYGTHLGDDGVKLSGGQRQRVALARALLKEADLIILDEATSDLDTNIEDQVHSAIESMERDVILIVVAHRLSTVRNADVIYALEDGQISERGSHSELLNQDGMYAELYSAEPG, from the coding sequence ATGTCCAACGATTCCAAAAATCTCTCTTGGCGGCGAAAGGTTCGAGCGTTTAAGGATGTCATCCGATTCCGCCCGTTTTATTTTGGGGGAATAATAATTGTCAGTACTATTTCAGCTGTGCTTGAGGGGTTTGGGCTCAGTTTTATTCTTCCGATTGTTGAAGTCGCTCAGGAAGATATTTCTGACCCCGAGTCCGCAGAAGGACTACTTGCGATCTTCCTGCAAATCTACGAGCTATTGAAGATCCCATTTACTCTTGAGTCACTTGTCGGCGGTGTAGCTATCATAATGATTCTCCGTTATAGCCTTAGTTTTGTCGTCGCCTGGTTGCAGGGTGTTCTAGAAGCGAACTACGTCCGGCACCTCCAAATTGAGACATTCGACAGGACAATAAACGCACGGATTTCGTACTTTGACCACGAAGGCTCGGATCAAATCCTCAACGCCATAGTGACACAAGCCGAAAATGGTGGCCGTGTGATCGGACACTCCCTCGAAGTCTTCAAACAGTCCATTCTTTCTCTGGTTTATCTCTCTATCGCACTATACCTTGCCCCGTTAGTCACAATCGGAACGCTCCTTATTTTGGGGAGCATCACAGTCTTCTTTCGGTTTTTCTTAGAGGGGGGGTACTCACTGGGTGACGCTATGGCTGAAGCGAAGGAGCGGATACAGACGCATGCACAAGCGGGTACACAGGGTATTCGCGATGTGAAACTGTTTGGACTATCTGACGAGATCTCGTCGCAATTTAATGAAGCCGTAAGAGAGGCAGAGGAGACTCGAATTCAACTAATTATGAACCGTGCGGCGATTAATAACTTCTATCAGCTGTTAACCGCACTCACAGTATTCATACTAATTTATATAGCTCTCTCCTTTTCGTCCCTATCCCTGGGGGCGATGGGGGTTTATTTATTTGCGATGTTTCGCTTAGGGCCTCGTGTGAGCAGAATCAACAAAGAAGTGTATAATGCGGAGGGACAACTTCCGCACCTCATCCGTACTCAAGAGTTCGTCGCCGACTTGGAGTCAAATAGAGAAAAAGATAATTCCGAATATCATGTTCCAAATCAAATCGATTCGGTATCGTTTGAAAACGTCTGTTTCAGCTACAGCGAGGGTACTGAACAAATCACAGACATATCATTCAACGCTCAGCGGGGCGAGTTTATAGCATTTGTCGGTCCATCCGGGGCAGGAAAATCAACGATTCTCTCGCTACTTGCTTCGATGTATGAACCGGATTCGGGGAGAATAACAGCAAACGGAAGAAAAATTCAATCGTTTGACCTTGAGCAATGGCGGTCAAGTATTTCGGTCGTCAGACAAAACCCATATATTTTTAATAAAACATTACAGGAGAACATAACTATTGGCCGTAGAGATGCCACCAAAGAAGAAATTGATCGTGTCTGCGAGATTGCACAGGTGACTGAATTCCTTGAGGACTTACCAGAGGGCTACGGTACTCATCTCGGAGATGACGGGGTCAAATTATCCGGTGGTCAGCGACAGCGAGTCGCGCTTGCTCGCGCACTGCTGAAAGAAGCGGACTTAATAATACTCGATGAGGCAACCAGCGATCTTGACACGAACATCGAAGATCAAGTCCACAGCGCAATCGAGTCAATGGAGCGTGATGTGATACTGATCGTTGTGGCCCATCGTCTGTCAACGGTTAGAAACGCGGATGTAATATACGCCCTCGAGGACGGCCAGATCTCCGAACGAGGAAGCCACTCTGAACTACTGAACCAAGATGGAATGTACGCCGAATTGTACTCGGCAGAGCCGGGTTAG
- a CDS encoding glycosyltransferase, which yields MTGSSAERPRILQVNKFYSPHIGGVEQTVKATAEGLFEHGYDVRVLAAQSQGRGQEDRVNGISVCRTTSLGTFRSVPLAPTFPVRFRQEATVADLIHHHVPNPIGVISHLLAAPRDVPTVVTYHSDIVRQALELKLYAPLLHTFLDRVDCIFATSPNMIGNSEFLKQYEHKCRVVPLSIETSKFGQYEGASYDLPGKPGKRVLFVGRLNYYKGTEYLIDAMRDIDATLLIIGDGERRDELEARVRDHGLTDRVTFLGHVSEEKLHYCYNTADVFALPSVEASEAFGIVQLEAMAYGMPVVNTSLPTGVPWVSQDGKTGITVPPRNSSALAKALDRLLSDPEYRAELGANAATRVKTMFDRETRIDTIAAAYENILAASPTE from the coding sequence ATGACGGGATCTAGTGCGGAACGGCCCAGAATCCTCCAAGTCAATAAGTTCTACTCGCCTCATATCGGTGGGGTTGAACAGACAGTCAAAGCGACCGCCGAGGGTTTATTCGAGCACGGATACGATGTACGGGTGCTGGCCGCCCAGTCGCAAGGGCGAGGCCAAGAGGACAGGGTAAATGGCATTTCGGTCTGTCGGACCACGAGTCTCGGCACGTTTCGCTCGGTCCCGCTCGCTCCCACGTTTCCGGTTCGTTTTAGGCAGGAGGCGACGGTTGCAGACCTGATTCACCACCACGTCCCAAACCCGATCGGCGTCATCTCTCACCTACTCGCGGCACCGCGGGACGTTCCAACGGTCGTCACGTATCATAGCGATATCGTCCGGCAAGCACTGGAACTCAAACTGTACGCTCCGCTTCTACACACGTTTCTGGATCGTGTCGACTGTATCTTCGCGACCTCCCCAAATATGATTGGTAACTCCGAGTTCCTCAAGCAATATGAACACAAGTGTAGGGTGGTTCCCTTGTCTATTGAGACGTCGAAGTTCGGTCAGTACGAGGGGGCGAGTTATGACCTCCCAGGCAAACCAGGCAAGCGGGTGCTATTCGTCGGGCGCCTCAACTACTACAAGGGAACCGAGTATCTCATCGACGCCATGCGCGATATTGACGCGACACTCTTGATCATCGGTGACGGCGAACGCCGGGACGAACTCGAAGCACGTGTCCGAGACCACGGGCTGACCGACCGCGTTACGTTTCTGGGCCACGTCTCTGAGGAAAAGCTCCACTACTGTTACAACACGGCTGACGTCTTCGCCCTCCCGTCGGTTGAAGCAAGTGAAGCGTTCGGAATCGTACAGTTGGAGGCGATGGCGTACGGGATGCCGGTCGTCAATACGAGTCTTCCGACAGGCGTGCCGTGGGTCAGCCAGGACGGCAAAACGGGAATAACCGTGCCGCCACGGAACTCGTCGGCCCTAGCGAAGGCACTGGATCGACTCCTCTCTGACCCCGAATACCGTGCGGAGCTTGGGGCGAACGCTGCGACACGTGTGAAAACAATGTTCGACCGCGAGACGAGAATCGACACTATTGCCGCCGCGTATGAAAATATTCTTGCCGCATCCCCGACCGAATAA
- a CDS encoding ParA family protein produces MSGPNSVNRIDTTKSPNVPYNSVRTDGNNRAVSVCMLKGGVGKSTVAVNLARQLAAQAHNVLLIDLDPNGHASVGLGFDDQYHNTEETIGDVFFHDADPTSVVYDTGYEFDILPSSEDLEQVEREIVVGDVFQPSALLKREVVDPLLGDTYDYIVTDSPAYRSRLTDNALVATANLVLPLAPGNEAMAGLERTIERQISPLRQHMDVDVLALVPNMLSGRIDQQTQDRQLLERLNSHDSLQDRIPNFARITDWEAVDAGDLKPSPGIRDRTSITKAYGERKPLLDYDPDCDQLKCFDELAHIVKAGKVVRHD; encoded by the coding sequence ATGAGTGGGCCAAATAGCGTGAATAGAATAGATACTACAAAAAGCCCAAATGTCCCATACAACTCGGTACGTACCGACGGGAACAACCGTGCTGTTTCGGTCTGTATGCTGAAGGGGGGCGTGGGCAAATCAACGGTTGCAGTCAATTTGGCACGCCAGTTGGCTGCACAAGCCCACAATGTTCTCCTCATCGACCTCGACCCGAACGGCCACGCGTCCGTCGGTTTAGGGTTTGACGATCAATATCACAACACGGAGGAGACAATCGGCGACGTCTTCTTCCATGATGCCGACCCAACTTCTGTCGTCTATGATACCGGCTACGAGTTCGATATCCTTCCTTCGAGTGAAGACTTAGAACAGGTAGAGCGGGAGATCGTCGTTGGTGACGTGTTCCAACCCTCTGCGCTGCTCAAGCGGGAAGTCGTCGATCCACTTCTCGGGGACACATACGATTACATCGTCACAGATTCGCCGGCCTACCGGTCCCGACTCACAGATAACGCGCTGGTCGCGACGGCGAACCTGGTCCTTCCCCTCGCACCCGGTAACGAGGCGATGGCCGGTCTTGAACGAACCATCGAACGACAGATTTCACCACTCCGTCAGCATATGGACGTCGACGTCCTTGCGCTGGTTCCGAATATGCTGAGCGGTCGTATCGACCAGCAGACCCAAGATCGGCAGCTGCTCGAACGGCTCAACTCCCATGATAGCCTCCAAGACCGCATCCCAAATTTCGCACGAATCACGGACTGGGAGGCCGTCGACGCCGGCGACCTCAAACCCTCACCAGGCATTCGGGACCGTACTAGCATTACGAAGGCCTACGGAGAGCGCAAACCACTTCTGGACTACGATCCAGACTGTGACCAGTTGAAGTGTTTCGACGAATTAGCACACATTGTCAAGGCAGGGAAGGTGGTCCGCCATGACTGA
- a CDS encoding serine O-acetyltransferase, whose protein sequence is MGIKSVFVRHFQWLYYGLYNTVFVAKDLRYLFSCWSSKRLPRSTSFPHPIGIVIGTGSPIGENCTILQNVTIGVKNPSDTQSPKIGDRVFIGSGAVILGDIEIGDGVVIGANSVVLSDVPEGVVIAGSPAEVVSKQ, encoded by the coding sequence ATGGGTATTAAGAGTGTGTTCGTTCGCCACTTCCAGTGGCTATACTACGGTCTATATAATACGGTATTCGTCGCCAAAGATCTTCGTTATCTATTTTCTTGTTGGTCATCGAAACGTTTGCCACGATCAACATCATTTCCACATCCGATAGGTATCGTAATCGGAACAGGGAGCCCAATTGGGGAAAATTGCACGATACTCCAGAATGTTACTATTGGAGTGAAGAATCCATCAGATACGCAATCACCAAAAATCGGAGATCGAGTTTTTATTGGCAGTGGAGCAGTTATCCTCGGTGATATTGAAATCGGAGATGGGGTAGTAATCGGGGCTAACTCGGTAGTATTGTCTGATGTTCCTGAGGGGGTGGTAATCGCCGGATCCCCAGCAGAAGTCGTGAGCAAGCAATAG
- a CDS encoding sulfatase has product MQPNIVIVVIDALRRDRVGSFGGRDLTPNIDTLAGEATIFPNAYSTINTTDPAVTSIQTGRYPLSHGVVNHGRRVTESEKQSVENVRQLPEILSENGYRTGKFGRPLGRWHRNGFDRYPSEMESRKAFGEQSKSTKSAIGDTLEAVHPLVKRTISNVYQSVSSFLPERGDVGSNATIDAYHRSQDQVIHNFCEWIDCSEPFFSFVHLMDTHGPYSAPPDLIAENLNTYDYKVDMGNYTGWEIPAEFHSRVLNGHYPEIREKYYFDQETPSTAIIDASYDASVAIADDRLGHLISELHSQEVYEDTLLVFLADHGESLTEHGIYYDHHGLYDSTIRIPMLIRSPNKGIDSVADLVQITDIAPTVLSIADVEEEKIEPDGFDLTPAIQGEGSIDREFVMAEEAHTQRRRMIFKNEKKLIYLVDGTTVCRYCEVEHAPSIELYDTKQDPEERTNLLSEQKDTVEKLKRLSEERSNHLLEKRPKGGSDNSVSYHDEEDVYKRLEALGYR; this is encoded by the coding sequence ATGCAGCCGAATATCGTCATTGTCGTCATCGATGCGCTCCGACGTGATCGGGTCGGGTCATTTGGAGGGCGTGATTTAACTCCGAACATTGACACACTTGCGGGCGAAGCAACAATTTTCCCGAATGCATATAGTACAATAAATACAACTGATCCTGCAGTGACGAGCATTCAGACGGGTCGATATCCGCTAAGTCACGGGGTGGTTAATCACGGGCGCCGAGTCACAGAAAGCGAGAAGCAATCCGTTGAGAACGTCAGACAGCTCCCAGAGATTCTCTCAGAGAATGGGTATCGTACCGGAAAATTCGGAAGGCCACTGGGGCGGTGGCATCGAAATGGATTCGACCGTTATCCGTCCGAAATGGAGAGTCGAAAAGCGTTCGGAGAACAATCTAAATCAACGAAATCTGCTATCGGGGATACATTGGAAGCAGTCCATCCCCTGGTAAAACGTACTATTTCGAATGTTTATCAGTCAGTCTCTTCTTTCCTTCCGGAACGGGGCGATGTCGGGTCTAATGCAACGATAGATGCCTATCATCGGTCACAGGATCAAGTCATACACAATTTTTGCGAGTGGATAGATTGTTCTGAACCGTTTTTCTCTTTTGTTCATTTGATGGACACTCATGGTCCATACTCGGCACCTCCAGACCTCATTGCAGAAAATCTCAATACATATGACTATAAGGTAGACATGGGAAACTACACTGGTTGGGAAATTCCGGCTGAATTCCACAGTCGAGTGTTGAATGGACACTATCCGGAGATTCGAGAAAAATATTATTTTGATCAAGAAACGCCCAGCACCGCAATCATTGACGCTAGCTACGATGCGAGCGTAGCTATTGCCGATGATCGCTTGGGCCATTTGATTTCAGAACTACACAGCCAAGAAGTATATGAGGATACACTCCTTGTGTTTTTGGCCGACCACGGAGAGTCACTAACTGAACACGGTATTTATTATGATCATCATGGACTCTACGACTCCACAATCCGAATACCGATGCTTATCCGGTCACCAAACAAAGGCATAGACTCCGTAGCCGATCTGGTTCAAATAACAGACATCGCCCCGACAGTACTATCCATTGCAGATGTAGAAGAAGAAAAAATTGAACCTGATGGCTTTGACCTCACCCCGGCCATCCAAGGCGAGGGATCAATTGACCGTGAGTTCGTGATGGCTGAAGAAGCACACACACAAAGGCGACGGATGATCTTTAAGAATGAGAAGAAACTGATATACTTAGTTGATGGAACTACTGTCTGCCGCTACTGTGAAGTTGAACATGCACCATCAATCGAACTCTATGATACTAAACAGGATCCAGAGGAGCGGACCAATCTACTCAGTGAGCAGAAAGACACGGTTGAAAAACTGAAGAGACTCTCTGAGGAGCGGTCAAATCATCTGCTGGAGAAGAGACCAAAGGGTGGGAGTGATAACTCGGTCTCGTATCATGATGAAGAGGACGTTTACAAGCGCCTTGAAGCCCTTGGTTACCGATGA
- a CDS encoding transposase yields MGVVKFLYHPDTVLTASDLENLALGLLSEIPIPGVEDCAFDSGIIHDTLLHAAVEQDFIKAITDATRNTNSDDYTLTQLHTIDPTELGEIVNRLPAEQATMILGPLPRIICLDFIDIHYHGCPYYDPAELCHTTPRDGTSQCHRYLAAITLCPAKPLIVAVTPVRSDEPTSDAVDRVIDRFTALPFEVDAVLADRGFANAASIQRLQTTSPVILPVIRRGKRLAEKLETRVSYWTEYVMYAGSEPPVRFPLAVCVFYQQEKRGKHLVRAYAACEQGARTPKEVERLYRKRSAIETSFRTMQEARARTTTPDPVWFRFKVFRRWIAHSLDERFGRLWEAPTNGVGIPSTYPELDAG; encoded by the coding sequence ATGGGTGTTGTGAAGTTTCTGTACCATCCAGACACAGTTCTTACGGCCTCTGACCTCGAAAACTTAGCGCTTGGTCTCCTCTCGGAGATTCCGATCCCCGGAGTCGAAGACTGCGCCTTCGACTCCGGAATCATCCACGACACCCTCCTTCACGCCGCTGTTGAGCAAGACTTCATCAAGGCGATCACTGACGCCACGCGCAACACCAATTCCGATGATTACACGCTCACACAGCTCCACACCATCGATCCAACTGAGCTTGGAGAGATCGTCAACCGACTTCCCGCTGAACAGGCGACGATGATCCTTGGCCCTCTGCCGAGGATCATCTGCCTTGACTTCATCGACATCCATTACCACGGCTGTCCCTACTACGACCCGGCTGAACTCTGTCATACGACTCCCCGCGATGGCACCTCCCAGTGCCATCGCTACCTTGCTGCAATCACGCTCTGTCCCGCGAAACCGCTGATTGTTGCCGTCACACCCGTCCGCAGCGACGAGCCAACGAGTGACGCGGTCGATCGCGTCATCGACCGCTTCACGGCTCTCCCCTTCGAGGTAGACGCAGTCCTCGCCGATCGAGGCTTTGCGAACGCTGCCTCAATCCAGCGGTTGCAGACGACCTCTCCAGTGATTCTACCGGTCATTCGGCGTGGGAAACGTCTTGCCGAGAAACTGGAGACGAGAGTGTCCTACTGGACAGAGTATGTGATGTACGCGGGAAGCGAACCTCCCGTTCGCTTCCCGCTGGCGGTCTGTGTCTTCTACCAGCAAGAGAAGCGCGGGAAACACCTCGTGCGGGCGTACGCGGCGTGCGAGCAGGGTGCTCGCACGCCAAAGGAAGTCGAACGTCTCTACCGGAAGCGTTCAGCGATTGAGACGAGCTTCCGAACGATGCAGGAGGCCCGAGCGCGAACAACCACGCCTGACCCGGTCTGGTTCCGGTTCAAGGTCTTCCGTCGGTGGATCGCTCACTCGCTTGACGAACGTTTCGGGCGGCTCTGGGAGGCACCAACGAACGGTGTTGGGATTCCGTCAACATACCCAGAGCTGGATGCGGGCTAA
- a CDS encoding sulfatase, with amino-acid sequence MVDPVVLLTVDSLTAGHMGCLGYDRNTTPRLDELRRRGTLYTNAVAQSSHTRESMPSLFFSQYPSQLPDIGPVPDDRETIATVLSDSGFTTAGFHSNPYLSRAYEFDKGFDVFDDSLSLAQNRLVTFFHRVVNHFRTEPYTRAGDLNERALEWLDSEPNRPRFCWVHYMDPHGPYQPPASFQSHFTDKSIGKRSAKRLWRQMVDNPSSLNAEDRELLVDLYDAEIRYTDAMIGEFIDGLADRGLLSDALVIVAADHGEAFGQHDVYGHPRHPYEELIHVPLFVLGGGYPADQRVDQPVENLDIGPTILNCSGCSVPPTFSGEALPRESSEYTDVAPVGIAECRGENDARDTRRVAARSARYNYRIELDDEDHVQTSGLYDRQSDDPKRDVSDDAPDVRAHFDDQIREHNDSIQNARVTAGEEIESEAVSQRLRDLGYK; translated from the coding sequence ATGGTGGATCCTGTTGTTCTTCTCACCGTGGACTCACTCACTGCCGGACACATGGGCTGTCTCGGATACGACCGGAACACCACACCTCGATTGGACGAACTCCGCCGCCGGGGTACTTTGTACACGAACGCCGTCGCCCAGAGTTCCCATACACGGGAGTCGATGCCGTCGTTGTTCTTCTCACAATATCCATCCCAGCTTCCCGATATTGGTCCAGTACCGGACGATCGCGAAACTATCGCTACGGTTCTATCTGACAGCGGATTTACGACTGCTGGGTTCCACTCGAATCCGTATCTATCCCGTGCATACGAGTTCGATAAGGGATTCGACGTGTTCGACGATTCTCTGTCACTCGCACAGAATCGTCTTGTGACGTTCTTCCATCGCGTCGTGAATCATTTTCGGACCGAACCGTATACTCGTGCTGGTGACCTGAACGAACGGGCACTTGAATGGCTCGACTCGGAACCGAACCGTCCCCGATTCTGTTGGGTCCATTATATGGACCCACACGGTCCGTATCAGCCTCCGGCATCGTTCCAATCACACTTCACAGACAAATCTATCGGGAAGCGGTCAGCCAAACGGCTTTGGCGACAGATGGTCGACAACCCCTCGTCACTCAACGCAGAAGATCGCGAACTGCTGGTCGACCTCTACGACGCCGAGATACGGTATACGGACGCGATGATTGGCGAGTTTATTGACGGACTCGCAGACCGCGGGTTGCTGTCAGACGCGCTCGTCATCGTCGCCGCCGACCACGGCGAGGCATTCGGTCAACACGATGTTTACGGCCATCCCCGCCACCCTTATGAAGAATTGATTCACGTACCACTATTCGTGCTTGGCGGTGGATATCCAGCGGACCAGCGAGTGGACCAGCCGGTTGAGAACCTTGACATCGGCCCAACGATACTGAACTGTTCGGGCTGTTCGGTTCCGCCGACCTTTTCTGGTGAAGCGCTCCCGAGAGAGAGTAGCGAGTACACCGATGTAGCACCCGTCGGTATCGCGGAGTGTCGCGGGGAGAACGATGCTAGGGACACACGGCGGGTCGCCGCTCGGTCAGCCAGATACAATTATCGGATCGAACTGGACGACGAAGACCATGTACAGACGAGCGGACTCTACGACCGGCAGTCGGACGACCCGAAAAGGGATGTAAGCGACGACGCACCGGACGTTCGTGCGCACTTCGATGACCAGATCAGAGAGCACAACGACTCAATTCAAAACGCCCGAGTAACAGCCGGCGAAGAAATCGAGAGTGAAGCTGTCTCACAACGGCTTCGTGACCTGGGCTACAAGTGA
- a CDS encoding GDP-mannose 4,6-dehydratase yields the protein MNVESELSERPVFVTGADGFVGSHLTDTLVEHGADVHVFVRATSSGELNNIRHLMDDITVHRGDLRDKTSVHHALSTFTDHTETLVFHLGAQAHVGESWDRPYETVDTNVTGTLNLLQTIVDLDLDIAKFDTAGTSEEYGNVKEEMTEKHDYEDDGRVLLSERSPVNPTSIYATSKLAADFLTMNYNDAYGLPAVTTRMFNNYGPRQNPRYITGTIITQALERDIVELGNLQPKRDMCYVSDGVRGHLHVALGGNPGEQYVYGYGENISMREWTETILDVGNEHDYWERPDIVQDEDRYRPGDSDVEELLVGYEKLHEKTGWEPQVSWREGIRETIDWYANNKPSWYGRVDWR from the coding sequence ATGAACGTTGAATCTGAACTCTCGGAGCGGCCGGTTTTCGTTACAGGTGCAGATGGGTTCGTCGGCTCTCATCTGACCGATACCCTCGTTGAACACGGTGCCGACGTCCACGTTTTCGTTCGGGCCACTTCCAGTGGCGAGCTCAACAATATCCGCCATCTGATGGATGATATTACCGTCCACCGTGGTGACCTCAGGGACAAAACCTCCGTCCACCATGCTCTCTCGACGTTTACCGACCACACCGAAACGCTTGTGTTTCACCTCGGGGCACAGGCCCACGTTGGCGAGTCGTGGGACCGCCCCTACGAGACTGTCGACACCAACGTCACTGGAACACTCAATCTCCTCCAGACCATTGTCGACCTTGACCTCGACATCGCGAAGTTCGACACCGCAGGCACGAGCGAGGAATACGGGAACGTCAAAGAGGAGATGACTGAGAAACATGACTACGAAGACGACGGCCGCGTCCTCCTCAGCGAGCGGTCGCCGGTCAACCCCACGAGCATCTACGCCACGTCGAAACTCGCCGCTGACTTCCTCACGATGAACTACAACGACGCGTACGGATTGCCGGCGGTCACGACGCGGATGTTCAACAACTACGGCCCCAGACAGAACCCTCGCTACATCACGGGTACAATCATCACGCAGGCGCTAGAGCGGGACATCGTCGAACTTGGGAACCTCCAGCCAAAGCGGGACATGTGTTACGTCAGCGACGGTGTTCGTGGGCATCTCCACGTCGCACTCGGTGGTAACCCTGGTGAGCAGTACGTCTACGGCTACGGTGAGAACATCTCAATGCGTGAGTGGACCGAGACCATCCTCGACGTAGGCAACGAACACGATTACTGGGAACGTCCAGACATCGTCCAGGACGAGGACCGGTATCGCCCCGGTGACAGTGACGTCGAAGAGTTGCTGGTCGGCTACGAGAAACTCCACGAGAAAACCGGCTGGGAGCCGCAAGTCTCCTGGCGTGAGGGCATTCGAGAGACCATTGACTGGTACGCGAACAACAAACCGTCGTGGTACGGTCGGGTGGACTGGCGATGA
- a CDS encoding sulfatase-like hydrolase/transferase, translated as MTRKNIVLAVADTMSAFHLPYYGYNRETAPFISELIKKSWVADSGYANAPFTGPSHASIFTGNLPHEHNFTTETMYLTGCDLLTQLQHQGYETMGITNNSFITPEFGFTGWDKHTEIEDFEKFVGYPALQALFKSDGQPSPSEQIKTLVREAWWKRDFISLEKATRLKLGKNPLSPFPDAGARVTIKRAKQWMQQTDNPFFLYLNFMETHMPYDPPDEFATEFVSDPVKAKRKLADGYRIGRNRKSFRWEEKDDDTIRAARALYDSSIRYLDSQLKLLWEWIQTNKQDTIFILISDHGELIGEHGMQGHQCGIWEKLLRVPIIIHEPGVPAKLNQIT; from the coding sequence ATGACTAGGAAGAATATTGTACTCGCTGTGGCTGACACGATGTCGGCATTCCACCTTCCATACTACGGCTATAATCGTGAGACTGCACCATTCATCTCAGAACTTATAAAAAAGAGCTGGGTTGCGGATTCGGGTTACGCGAATGCGCCGTTTACTGGTCCGTCCCATGCCTCCATTTTCACGGGCAATTTGCCACATGAACATAATTTCACCACCGAAACAATGTACCTGACTGGATGTGACCTCCTTACGCAATTGCAACACCAAGGATACGAGACTATGGGTATCACAAACAACTCCTTCATCACTCCGGAGTTTGGTTTTACCGGATGGGACAAACATACCGAGATCGAAGATTTTGAGAAGTTTGTCGGCTATCCTGCACTTCAGGCCCTCTTCAAATCTGATGGTCAGCCGTCTCCATCTGAACAAATAAAAACGCTGGTCAGAGAAGCGTGGTGGAAACGTGACTTCATTTCCCTTGAAAAAGCAACCAGGCTAAAATTAGGGAAAAATCCCTTGTCGCCTTTCCCCGACGCGGGTGCTAGAGTAACCATCAAGAGGGCTAAACAATGGATGCAACAAACCGATAATCCGTTCTTCCTTTACCTGAATTTTATGGAGACACATATGCCGTACGACCCGCCAGATGAATTTGCTACTGAATTCGTATCTGATCCAGTCAAGGCTAAACGAAAACTGGCTGACGGCTACCGGATCGGTAGGAATAGAAAGAGTTTTCGGTGGGAAGAGAAAGACGATGATACAATCAGAGCAGCGCGCGCTCTGTATGACTCTTCAATCCGGTATCTCGATTCTCAACTGAAGCTACTTTGGGAATGGATTCAGACCAACAAACAGGACACTATTTTCATTCTCATTAGCGACCATGGGGAACTTATTGGGGAACACGGTATGCAGGGCCACCAGTGTGGTATTTGGGAAAAGCTACTCCGTGTCCCGATTATTATTCACGAACCCGGCGTTCCAGCCAAACTGAATCAAATAACGTAG